In Candidatus Margulisiibacteriota bacterium, one genomic interval encodes:
- the ruvX gene encoding Holliday junction resolvase RuvX — MKILGLDYGTKYIGIALSDPFKSIAFPYGKIEPEKAMAKIKEILEEENIESIVLGLPRALKGNETAMTGLVKLFKTELEKHVTIPIHFQDERLTSSFVGKQLTAQGVNQKKQRQIKDALEATQILQSFLDKN, encoded by the coding sequence ATGAAAATATTGGGATTGGACTACGGCACAAAATATATTGGGATAGCTTTATCTGATCCATTTAAATCTATTGCCTTTCCTTATGGCAAAATAGAGCCAGAAAAGGCAATGGCTAAAATAAAAGAAATTCTTGAAGAAGAGAATATTGAATCAATTGTACTTGGACTACCAAGAGCATTAAAAGGCAATGAAACAGCTATGACTGGACTCGTTAAACTTTTTAAAACTGAACTGGAAAAACATGTAACTATCCCTATTCATTTTCAAGATGAACGACTAACCTCTTCGTTTGTAGGCAAACAGCTTACCGCACAAGGCGTAAATCAAAAAAAACAAAGACAAATTAAAGATGCTCTTGAAGCTACACAGATACTACAGAGCTTTTTAGATAAAAATTAA